The following are from one region of the Coffea eugenioides isolate CCC68of chromosome 2, Ceug_1.0, whole genome shotgun sequence genome:
- the LOC113760953 gene encoding premnaspirodiene oxygenase-like, with translation MHHLVGSPSHQGLRDLARKHGALMHLQMGEIPSIVVSSPRLAEEIMKTHDLSFADRAEFLSGEIISYNFTDIASCQYGDYWRQMRKICTLELLSVKRVRSYGSIRQEEASVLVASIKALASAGELINVTEKLTSYTSSTVCRAAFGRVSKDNYMAYLPLVREINSLCGSFNIPDQFPSLKILHPLMSLKAKLLDVHHKADRVLDHVIEKHIAKTEPAIGESDQEDLVDVLLRVKESGNLQFPITNDNIKAVIMDIFSGGTETSSTTVEWAMSELMRNPRAMVKAQSEVRNAFVGKKTIEETDIQELKYLKSVIKETLRLHPPVPLLVPRKCRQETEIDGYTIPIKTRVIVNAWAIGRDPEYWDDPDSFKPERFENSSVDFSGCHFQYVPFGAGRRICPGISFGLANVELPLALLLYHFDWKLPNGLKPDDLDMTETMGITAPRKDNLRLLATVYDASLDVSAET, from the exons ATGCATCATCTGGTAGGTTCCCCATCGCATCAAGGTCTCAGGGACTTAGCTCGGAAGCATGGAGCTTTGATGCACCTTCAGATGGGTGAAATTCCTTCAATTGTTGTATCATCTCCACGTTTAGCCGAGGAGATTATGAAAACACACGATCTTTCCTTTGCCGATCGGGCGGAGTTTCTTTCAGGTGAAATCATAAGCTATAACTTTACTGATATTGCCAGCTGCCAATATGGTGATTACTGGAGACAAATGCGTAAGATATGCACCCTGGAACTTCTAAGTGTTAAGCGTGTCCGATCATATGGCTCCATCCGGCAAGAAGAGGCTTCTGTTCTTGTTGCATCGATTAAGGCTCTGGCTAGTGCTGGAGAGCTAATCAATGTTACGGAAAAACTAACCTCATATACAAGTTCTACTGTTTGCAGAGCAGCATTTGGGAGAGTAAGCAAAGATAATTACATGGCATATTTGCCATTAGTCAGGGAAATAAATAGCCTTTGTGGTTCTTTCAACATTCCTGACCAGTTTCCATCCCTCAAGATTCTTCATCCGCTCATGTCACTGAAGGCTAAGCTGTTGGATGTCCACCACAAGGCAGACAGAGTTTTGGACCATGTAATTGAGAAGCATATAGCAAAGACAGAGCCAGCCATAGGTGAATCTGACCAAGAAGATCTAGTTGATGTTCTTCTAAGAGTTAAAGAAAGTGGTAACCTTCAGTTCCCAATTACCAATGATAACATCAAAGCTGTTATCATG GATATTTTTTCAGGGGGAACTGAAACTTCATCTACAACGGTGGAATGGGCGATGTCCGAGCTGATGAGAAATCCAAGAGCGATGGTCAAGGCACAAAGTGAAGTACGGAATGCCTTCGTaggaaagaaaacaattgaagaaaCTGACATTCAAGAATTGAAGTACCTAAAGTCAGTGATCAAAGAAACTTTGAGGCTACACCCTCCCGTCCCTCTGTTGGTTCCCAGAAAATGCAGGCAGGAAACTGAGATTGATGGTTATACCATTCCCATCAAGACGAGAGTTATAGTCAATGCCTGGGCAATCGGAAGAGACCCCGAGTATTGGGATGATCCAGACAGCTTCAAACCAGAGCGATTTGAAAACAGTTCCGTTGATTTCAGTGGATGTCACTTTCAATATGTTCCATTTGGTGCTGGAAGGAGGATTTGCCCAGGAATTTCATTTGGTTTAGCAAATGTTGAGCTTCCTTTAGCTCTTCTGCTCTACCATTTCGACTGGAAACTCCCAAATGGTCTCAAACCCGATGATTTAGACATGACAGAGACTATGGGAATAACTGCGCCAAGAAAAGACAATCTTCGCTTGCTTGCCACTGTGTACGATGCATCACTTGACGTTAGCGCAGAAACATAA
- the LOC113763346 gene encoding premnaspirodiene oxygenase-like has protein sequence MSELIRNPRVMVKAQSEIRKAFIGKRTIEETDIQELKYLKSVIKETLRLHPPIPMLIPRECRQETEIDGYIIPIKTRVIINAWAIERDPEYWDVPECFKPERFENSSIDFNGTHFEYIPFGAGRRICAGISFGLANVELPLALLLYHFDWKLPNGLKPGDLDVTETMGVTAPRKNNFRLLATVYDASLDASAET, from the coding sequence ATGTCCGAGCTTATTAGAAATCCAAGAGTGATGGTCAAGGCACAAAGTGAAATACGGAAAGCCTTCATAGGAAAGAGAACAATTGAAGAAACTGATATTCAAGAATTGAAGTACCTAAAGTCAGTGATCAAAGAAACTTTGAGGCTACACCCTCCAATCCCTATGTTGATTCCAAGAGAGTGTAGGCAGGAAACTGAGATTGATGGGTATATCATTCCCATCAAGACAAGAGTTATAATTAATGCCTGGGCAATCGAAAGAGACCCCGAGTATTGGGATGTTCCAGAATGTTTTAAACCAGAGAGATTCGAGAACAGCTCGATTGATTTCAATGGAACTCATTTTGAGTATATCCCTTTTGGTGCAGGAAGGAGAATTTGCGCTGGAATTTCATTTGGTTTAGCAAATGTTGAACTTCCTTTAGCTCTTCTGCTCTACCATTTCGACTGGAAACTCCCAAATGGTCTCAAACCCGGTGATTTAGACGTGACAGAGACTATGGGAGTAACTGCACCAAGAAAAAACAATTTTCGCTTGCTTGCCACTGTGTATGACGCATCACTTGACGCTAGTGCAGAAACATAA
- the LOC113763356 gene encoding uncharacterized protein LOC113763356, which produces MAPPPTYPYGIFARYNPQAVYAYHSGAPGHSTVDCKALKHRIQDMIEAGEIVIRKREAQGPNINRNPLPEHTNIIGVILDDAEYEEQVQKLAREVEVFGVTDQPFVIDVSFEEDKRSFILDLTLAESETLEPVVIEFPEQEPVLSLQRVPWNYDKPIIQIGEKSVAKEEVSVVTRSGRIASPFGATVPIQTNKPELPAKPTITEKEVLNFLKRLQRSEYNVVEKLSKSPAQISMLDLLFSSDMHRDALLEVLTKAQIPKDISVANFSHIVGSVLFTKQITFSDDELPAEGIGHNKALYIAVRCNGKMLPKMLIDNESALNICPWSTLKKLGLQDINLRPSGTIVRGFDGAQREPIGEVDLVVEMGPAQFQIACQVMHFPSVYNVLLGRPWIHKSGAVPSSLHQLLKFIVNDKLITIFAEEDCLVIANSGSKEDGSRNATVTPHSTADIVSECKGVEKEGRQKAFDIPPLHYTFPRPIEVITSEINPVDEIETSLTQLFVGATFEDSFPEAEFSNIPEGSISNWTAEFLPIQKEFR; this is translated from the exons ATGGCACCCCCTCCGACCTATCCATATGGCATATTCGCTAGGTATAACCCACAAGCCGTCTAtgcttatcattcaggggcaCCCGGACATTCAACTGTTGATTGCAAGGCTCTTAAGCATAgaattcaagatatgattgaagcCGGAGAGATTGTAATCAGGAAAAGGGAGGCACAAGGGCCGAATATAAATAGGAACCCCTTGCCGGAACATACTAATATCATTGGGGTCATTCTGGACGACGCAGAGTATGAGGAGCAAGTCCAAAAATTGGCAAGAGAAGTTGAGgtgtttggggtcacagaccaaccATTTGTAATAGATGTGTCATTTGAGGAGGATAAAAGgtcttttattttggatcttACTCTAGCTGAGAGCGAGACTTTGGAGCCAGTGGTCATCGAATTCCCAGAGCAGGAGCCTGTTCTAAGTTTGCAGCGAGTGCCATGGAACTACGATAAACCTATCATACAAATTGGAGAAAAGTCAGTTGCCAAAGAAGAGGTGTCAGTGGTCACTAGATCAGGGAGGATTGCAAGTCCGTTTGGAGCTACCGTTCCGATTCAAACAAATAAACCTGAGCTGCCCGCTAAACCAACAATTACTGAGAAGGAAGTCTTGAattttcttaaaaggctccaAAGAAGCGAATATAATGTAGTCGAGAAGCTAAGCAAGTCGCCCGCCCAAATATCCATGTTGGATCTGCTCTTTTCTTCGGATATGCATAGGGATGCGTTGCTCGAAGTGTTGactaaagctcaaatccctaaggACATTTCAGTTGCTAATTTCTCACATATAGTTGGGAGTGtgttatttacaaaacaaatcacTTTCTCTGATGATGAATTACCGGCagaaggcattggacataacaaggctCTGTACATAGCTGTGAGGTGCAACGGAAAAATGTTGCCAAAGATGTTGATTGACAATGAATCTGCgcttaatatctgtccttggagTACCTTGAAAAAGCTAGGGTTGCAAGATATTAAcctgaggccttcagggaccatagttagaggttttgatggagcacaaAGAGAACCTATAGGAGAAGTGGATTTAGTAGTCGAGATGGGGCCCGCACAGTTTCAAATAGCCTGCCAAGTTatgcactttcctagtgtttacaaTGTTTTGCTTGGAAGGCCGTGGATTCATAAGTCCGGAGCTGTGCCTTCTTCATTGCATCAATTGTTGAAATTCATAGTAAATGACAAATTGATAACTATATTTGCCGAGGAAGATTGCCTCGTGATTGCTAATTCTGGGTCCAAAGAAGATGGTAGCCGAAACGCCACagtgacccctcatagcacaGCTGATATCGTCTCC GAATGCAAGGGAGTAGAGAAAGAAGGCAGGCAAAAGGCCTTTGATATTCCACCATTACATTATACTTTTCCACGACCAATCGAGGTGATCACGTCAGAGATTAACCCAGTTGACGAAATCGAAACTAGTTTGacccaattgttcgttggggcaacatttgaagacAGTTTCCCAGAGGCCGAGTTTTCCAACATCCCTGAAGGATCAATttccaattggacagccgagttcCTGCCCAttcagaaggagtttcggtaa